One part of the Magallana gigas chromosome 5, xbMagGiga1.1, whole genome shotgun sequence genome encodes these proteins:
- the LOC105342681 gene encoding 1-phosphatidylinositol 4,5-bisphosphate phosphodiesterase delta-1 isoform X3, with translation MGNVNRHSGQSSHPTPESQSSGKRHKKTHLTKSVDKLLYLLSQGCMLHKVKGGGLLYPRTFYLDTENMVLKYSGSEKRLRKKRISWPISKIREVREGEKDYSKRLDPYDRGRCLAVVFGTNHEVLYLMSETPQMRDDWIKGLRFALHMDQYMDQKQQTDRWIREAFQMADKNNDRSLDFEEILKLLKQLNADMDKKYVLELFNKADTTKTHGKPVLDAEEFVRFYHMLTERPEIDEIFMKYDDGKGYWTFSDLCKFFYHEQKLDLTEDQSKELIAAFEPQKQLQLEEHLSPIGFRTLLASNDQQLFNPIHKRVYQDMTQPIINYYISSSHNTYLTDDQLRGPSRVEAYITALSRGCRCVELDCWDGPDEEPVIYHGYTLTSKIFFRDVLSAIKDYAFQSSPYPVILSIENHCSVKQQTVMATYIRSIFGDLLYAPEETPNRIPSPHDLMGKIVIKAKKMDYPKMGKKLPNNLSNTDEGEVSDEDEAADVSNESVKPPKKDSGHKIKLSQEFSACVGFKAVGFKGVEESINSKGIFVSLGENKALKLIDNDRDGVIKLNQHMLVRTYPAGSRTDSSNYNPVPMWNAGCQVVALNFQTNSEPMQLLQGKFMDNGGCGYLLKPGFLLSDDRSASPRTSRKRLSITIVSGYQLPKPNDSKKGEIIDPFIKIEVHGVKEDTQQCKTSVKENNGFNPRWDEHVSFVIGQPDHAIIRFVVYDHDRCVDDFIGYFALPFHSIQEGYRHFSLLNKHGDKIPMALILLKVEIKEA, from the exons ATGGGGAATGTAAACCGACACTCGGGACAGTCATCTCACCCTACCCCAGAGTCCCAATCCTCAGGGAAAAGACACAAGAAAACACATCTTACTAAATCAG ttGATAAGTTGCTGTACTTGTTGAGTCAAGGATGTATGCTACACAAGGTAAAAGGTGGGGGCTTGCTGTACCCGCGGACATTCTATCTCGACACAGAGAATATGGTGCTGAAATATTCGGGGTCTGAAAAACGTTtgaggaaaaaaagaatatcat GGCCTATATCAAAGATCCGAGAAGTGAGAGAGGGAGAAAAAGACTATTCCAAACGCCTGGACCCATACGAT aGGGGGCGTTGCCTTGCTGTTGTGTTTGGGACAAACCACGAGGTCCTGTATTTGATGAGTGAAACCCCTCAGATGAGGGATGACTGGATTAAGGGACTCCGATTCGCTCTCCACATGGATCAGTACATGGATCAGAAACAGCAGACCGATAG ATGGATCAGAGAAGCTTTTCAAATGGCTGACAAAAACAATGACAGGAGTCTGGACTTTGAAGAAATTCTCAAATTATTGAAACAGCTAAACGCAGATATggacaaaaaatatgttttggaaCTCTTCAAT AAAGCAGACACAACTAAAACTCACGGTAAGCCAGTATTAGATGCTGAGGAGTTTGTCCGATTCTATCACATGTTGACAGAGAGACCGGAAATAGAtgaaatattcatgaaatacgATGATGGCAAGGGATATTGGACGTTTTCTGATCTGTGTAAATTCTTCTATCATGAACAAAAG CTTGATTtgacagaggaccagtctaaAGAACTAATAGCAGCCTTTGAACCCCAGAAACAGCTGCAGTTAGAGGAGCACCTCAGCCCCATAG ggTTCAGAACACTTCTTGCCAGCAATGACCAACAACTTTTTAACCCCATTCACAAACGAGTGTATCAAGACATGACTCAACCTATCATCAACTACTACATCAGCTCATCTCATAACAC ATACTTAACAGACGACCAGTTACGAGGACCAAGTCGAGTGGAGGCATACATCACAGCTCTGTCCCGAGGCTGCCGATGTGTTGAAT TGGATTGTTGGGATGGACCCGACGAAGAGCCAGTTATTTACCACGGTTACACCCTCACCTCAAAGATCTTCTTCCGCGACGTTCTATCCGCCATCAAGGATTATGCCTTCCAGTCTTCACC GTATCCTGTGATATTGTCCATAGAAAATCACTGCTCAGTCAAACAACAGACTGTCATGGCAACATACATCAGGTCTATTTTTGGAG ACTTGTTATATGCCCCAGAAGAAACTCCAAATAGAATTCCCTCCCCTCATGACCTCATGGGAAAAATTGTTATCAAA GCGAAAAAAATGGATTACccaaaaatg ggaAAAAAACTTCCTAACAATCTCAGCAATACAGATGAAGGTGAAGTCAGTGATGAGGATGAGGCAGCAGACGTTAGCAACGAGTCTGTCAAACCTCCCAAAAAGGACTCGGGTCACAAAATCAAACTCAGCCAGGAGTTCTCAGCTTGTGTTGGCTTTAAGGCCGTTGGATTCAAAGGAGTAGAAGAATCCATAAATTCTA AGGGAATATTTGTGTCCCTTGGAGAAAACAAGGCCCTGAAGTTGATAGATAATGACAGAGATGGGGTCATCAAGTTGAACCAGCACATGTTAGTGCGGACGTACCCAGCCGGCAGTAGGACAGACTCCAGTAACTACAATCCTGTGCCCATGTGGAATGCAGGGTGTCAAGTGG TGGCCCTGAATTTCCAGACCAACTCTGAACCAATGCAGCTGTTGCAAGGCAAGTTCATGGACAATGGAGGATGTGGCTATCTGCTGAAGCCAGGATTTTTGTTGTCAG ATGACAGATCAGCATCTCCACGGACATCCAGAAAGAGGCTGAGCATTACA ATTGTCAGCGGTTACCAGCTTCCTAAGCCCAATGATTCTAAGAAGGGGGAGATAATTGACCCATTCATCAAAATAGAAGTACATGGAGTGAAAGAAGACACTCAGCAGTGCAAGACGAGCGTCAAAGAGAACAATG GCTTTAACCCACGCTGGGATGAACACGTTTCCTTTGTCATCGGTCAGCCTGATCACGCCATCATCCGATTCGTTGTTTATGATCACGACAGATGTGTTGACGACTTCATTGGATATTTTGCTCTCCCATTCCATTCAATCCAAGAGG GTTACCGCCATTTTTCTCTCCTGAACAAACACGGAGATAAGATCCCAATGGCTCTCATACTGCTTAAAGTGGAGATCAAGGAGGCTTGA
- the LOC105342681 gene encoding 1-phosphatidylinositol 4,5-bisphosphate phosphodiesterase delta-1 isoform X5 has protein sequence MGNVNRHSGQSSHPTPESQSSGKRHKKTHLTKSVDKLLYLLSQGCMLHKVKGGGLLYPRTFYLDTENMVLKYSGSEKRLRKKRISWPISKIREVREGEKDYSKRLDPYDRGRCLAVVFGTNHEVLYLMSETPQMRDDWIKGLRFALHMDQYMDQKQQTDRWIREAFQMADKNNDRSLDFEEILKLLKQLNADMDKKYVLELFNKADTTKTHGKPVLDAEEFVRFYHMLTERPEIDEIFMKYDDGKGYWTFSDLCKFFYHEQKLDLTEDQSKELIAAFEPQKQLQLEEHLSPIGFRTLLASNDQQLFNPIHKRVYQDMTQPIINYYISSSHNTYLTDDQLRGPSRVEAYITALSRGCRCVELDCWDGPDEEPVIYHGYTLTSKIFFRDVLSAIKDYAFQSSPYPVILSIENHCSVKQQTVMATYIRSIFGDLLYAPEETPNRIPSPHDLMGKIVIKGKKLPNNLSNTDEGEVSDEDEAADVSNESVKPPKKDSGHKIKLSQEFSACVGFKAVGFKGVEESINSKGIFVSLGENKALKLIDNDRDGVIKLNQHMLVRTYPAGSRTDSSNYNPVPMWNAGCQVVALNFQTNSEPMQLLQGKFMDNGGCGYLLKPGFLLSDDRSASPRTSRKRLSITIVSGYQLPKPNDSKKGEIIDPFIKIEVHGVKEDTQQCKTSVKENNGFNPRWDEHVSFVIGQPDHAIIRFVVYDHDRCVDDFIGYFALPFHSIQEGYRHFSLLNKHGDKIPMALILLKVEIKEA, from the exons ATGGGGAATGTAAACCGACACTCGGGACAGTCATCTCACCCTACCCCAGAGTCCCAATCCTCAGGGAAAAGACACAAGAAAACACATCTTACTAAATCAG ttGATAAGTTGCTGTACTTGTTGAGTCAAGGATGTATGCTACACAAGGTAAAAGGTGGGGGCTTGCTGTACCCGCGGACATTCTATCTCGACACAGAGAATATGGTGCTGAAATATTCGGGGTCTGAAAAACGTTtgaggaaaaaaagaatatcat GGCCTATATCAAAGATCCGAGAAGTGAGAGAGGGAGAAAAAGACTATTCCAAACGCCTGGACCCATACGAT aGGGGGCGTTGCCTTGCTGTTGTGTTTGGGACAAACCACGAGGTCCTGTATTTGATGAGTGAAACCCCTCAGATGAGGGATGACTGGATTAAGGGACTCCGATTCGCTCTCCACATGGATCAGTACATGGATCAGAAACAGCAGACCGATAG ATGGATCAGAGAAGCTTTTCAAATGGCTGACAAAAACAATGACAGGAGTCTGGACTTTGAAGAAATTCTCAAATTATTGAAACAGCTAAACGCAGATATggacaaaaaatatgttttggaaCTCTTCAAT AAAGCAGACACAACTAAAACTCACGGTAAGCCAGTATTAGATGCTGAGGAGTTTGTCCGATTCTATCACATGTTGACAGAGAGACCGGAAATAGAtgaaatattcatgaaatacgATGATGGCAAGGGATATTGGACGTTTTCTGATCTGTGTAAATTCTTCTATCATGAACAAAAG CTTGATTtgacagaggaccagtctaaAGAACTAATAGCAGCCTTTGAACCCCAGAAACAGCTGCAGTTAGAGGAGCACCTCAGCCCCATAG ggTTCAGAACACTTCTTGCCAGCAATGACCAACAACTTTTTAACCCCATTCACAAACGAGTGTATCAAGACATGACTCAACCTATCATCAACTACTACATCAGCTCATCTCATAACAC ATACTTAACAGACGACCAGTTACGAGGACCAAGTCGAGTGGAGGCATACATCACAGCTCTGTCCCGAGGCTGCCGATGTGTTGAAT TGGATTGTTGGGATGGACCCGACGAAGAGCCAGTTATTTACCACGGTTACACCCTCACCTCAAAGATCTTCTTCCGCGACGTTCTATCCGCCATCAAGGATTATGCCTTCCAGTCTTCACC GTATCCTGTGATATTGTCCATAGAAAATCACTGCTCAGTCAAACAACAGACTGTCATGGCAACATACATCAGGTCTATTTTTGGAG ACTTGTTATATGCCCCAGAAGAAACTCCAAATAGAATTCCCTCCCCTCATGACCTCATGGGAAAAATTGTTATCAAA ggaAAAAAACTTCCTAACAATCTCAGCAATACAGATGAAGGTGAAGTCAGTGATGAGGATGAGGCAGCAGACGTTAGCAACGAGTCTGTCAAACCTCCCAAAAAGGACTCGGGTCACAAAATCAAACTCAGCCAGGAGTTCTCAGCTTGTGTTGGCTTTAAGGCCGTTGGATTCAAAGGAGTAGAAGAATCCATAAATTCTA AGGGAATATTTGTGTCCCTTGGAGAAAACAAGGCCCTGAAGTTGATAGATAATGACAGAGATGGGGTCATCAAGTTGAACCAGCACATGTTAGTGCGGACGTACCCAGCCGGCAGTAGGACAGACTCCAGTAACTACAATCCTGTGCCCATGTGGAATGCAGGGTGTCAAGTGG TGGCCCTGAATTTCCAGACCAACTCTGAACCAATGCAGCTGTTGCAAGGCAAGTTCATGGACAATGGAGGATGTGGCTATCTGCTGAAGCCAGGATTTTTGTTGTCAG ATGACAGATCAGCATCTCCACGGACATCCAGAAAGAGGCTGAGCATTACA ATTGTCAGCGGTTACCAGCTTCCTAAGCCCAATGATTCTAAGAAGGGGGAGATAATTGACCCATTCATCAAAATAGAAGTACATGGAGTGAAAGAAGACACTCAGCAGTGCAAGACGAGCGTCAAAGAGAACAATG GCTTTAACCCACGCTGGGATGAACACGTTTCCTTTGTCATCGGTCAGCCTGATCACGCCATCATCCGATTCGTTGTTTATGATCACGACAGATGTGTTGACGACTTCATTGGATATTTTGCTCTCCCATTCCATTCAATCCAAGAGG GTTACCGCCATTTTTCTCTCCTGAACAAACACGGAGATAAGATCCCAATGGCTCTCATACTGCTTAAAGTGGAGATCAAGGAGGCTTGA
- the LOC105342681 gene encoding 1-phosphatidylinositol 4,5-bisphosphate phosphodiesterase delta-1 isoform X7: protein MKHPESFSLKAVDKLLYLLSQGCMLHKVKGGGLLYPRTFYLDTENMVLKYSGSEKRLRKKRISWPISKIREVREGEKDYSKRLDPYDRGRCLAVVFGTNHEVLYLMSETPQMRDDWIKGLRFALHMDQYMDQKQQTDRWIREAFQMADKNNDRSLDFEEILKLLKQLNADMDKKYVLELFNKADTTKTHGKPVLDAEEFVRFYHMLTERPEIDEIFMKYDDGKGYWTFSDLCKFFYHEQKLDLTEDQSKELIAAFEPQKQLQLEEHLSPIGFRTLLASNDQQLFNPIHKRVYQDMTQPIINYYISSSHNTYLTDDQLRGPSRVEAYITALSRGCRCVELDCWDGPDEEPVIYHGYTLTSKIFFRDVLSAIKDYAFQSSPQNPNSRYPVILSIENHCSVKQQTVMATYIRSIFGDLLYAPEETPNRIPSPHDLMGKIVIKAKKMDYPKMGKKLPNNLSNTDEGEVSDEDEAADVSNESVKPPKKDSGHKIKLSQEFSACVGFKAVGFKGVEESINSKGIFVSLGENKALKLIDNDRDGVIKLNQHMLVRTYPAGSRTDSSNYNPVPMWNAGCQVVALNFQTNSEPMQLLQGKFMDNGGCGYLLKPGFLLSDDRSASPRTSRKRLSITIVSGYQLPKPNDSKKGEIIDPFIKIEVHGVKEDTQQCKTSVKENNGFNPRWDEHVSFVIGQPDHAIIRFVVYDHDRCVDDFIGYFALPFHSIQEGYRHFSLLNKHGDKIPMALILLKVEIKEA from the exons ATGAAGCACCCTGAATCTTTTTCTTTAAAGGCCG ttGATAAGTTGCTGTACTTGTTGAGTCAAGGATGTATGCTACACAAGGTAAAAGGTGGGGGCTTGCTGTACCCGCGGACATTCTATCTCGACACAGAGAATATGGTGCTGAAATATTCGGGGTCTGAAAAACGTTtgaggaaaaaaagaatatcat GGCCTATATCAAAGATCCGAGAAGTGAGAGAGGGAGAAAAAGACTATTCCAAACGCCTGGACCCATACGAT aGGGGGCGTTGCCTTGCTGTTGTGTTTGGGACAAACCACGAGGTCCTGTATTTGATGAGTGAAACCCCTCAGATGAGGGATGACTGGATTAAGGGACTCCGATTCGCTCTCCACATGGATCAGTACATGGATCAGAAACAGCAGACCGATAG ATGGATCAGAGAAGCTTTTCAAATGGCTGACAAAAACAATGACAGGAGTCTGGACTTTGAAGAAATTCTCAAATTATTGAAACAGCTAAACGCAGATATggacaaaaaatatgttttggaaCTCTTCAAT AAAGCAGACACAACTAAAACTCACGGTAAGCCAGTATTAGATGCTGAGGAGTTTGTCCGATTCTATCACATGTTGACAGAGAGACCGGAAATAGAtgaaatattcatgaaatacgATGATGGCAAGGGATATTGGACGTTTTCTGATCTGTGTAAATTCTTCTATCATGAACAAAAG CTTGATTtgacagaggaccagtctaaAGAACTAATAGCAGCCTTTGAACCCCAGAAACAGCTGCAGTTAGAGGAGCACCTCAGCCCCATAG ggTTCAGAACACTTCTTGCCAGCAATGACCAACAACTTTTTAACCCCATTCACAAACGAGTGTATCAAGACATGACTCAACCTATCATCAACTACTACATCAGCTCATCTCATAACAC ATACTTAACAGACGACCAGTTACGAGGACCAAGTCGAGTGGAGGCATACATCACAGCTCTGTCCCGAGGCTGCCGATGTGTTGAAT TGGATTGTTGGGATGGACCCGACGAAGAGCCAGTTATTTACCACGGTTACACCCTCACCTCAAAGATCTTCTTCCGCGACGTTCTATCCGCCATCAAGGATTATGCCTTCCAGTCTTCACC ACAAAATCCAAACAGCAG GTATCCTGTGATATTGTCCATAGAAAATCACTGCTCAGTCAAACAACAGACTGTCATGGCAACATACATCAGGTCTATTTTTGGAG ACTTGTTATATGCCCCAGAAGAAACTCCAAATAGAATTCCCTCCCCTCATGACCTCATGGGAAAAATTGTTATCAAA GCGAAAAAAATGGATTACccaaaaatg ggaAAAAAACTTCCTAACAATCTCAGCAATACAGATGAAGGTGAAGTCAGTGATGAGGATGAGGCAGCAGACGTTAGCAACGAGTCTGTCAAACCTCCCAAAAAGGACTCGGGTCACAAAATCAAACTCAGCCAGGAGTTCTCAGCTTGTGTTGGCTTTAAGGCCGTTGGATTCAAAGGAGTAGAAGAATCCATAAATTCTA AGGGAATATTTGTGTCCCTTGGAGAAAACAAGGCCCTGAAGTTGATAGATAATGACAGAGATGGGGTCATCAAGTTGAACCAGCACATGTTAGTGCGGACGTACCCAGCCGGCAGTAGGACAGACTCCAGTAACTACAATCCTGTGCCCATGTGGAATGCAGGGTGTCAAGTGG TGGCCCTGAATTTCCAGACCAACTCTGAACCAATGCAGCTGTTGCAAGGCAAGTTCATGGACAATGGAGGATGTGGCTATCTGCTGAAGCCAGGATTTTTGTTGTCAG ATGACAGATCAGCATCTCCACGGACATCCAGAAAGAGGCTGAGCATTACA ATTGTCAGCGGTTACCAGCTTCCTAAGCCCAATGATTCTAAGAAGGGGGAGATAATTGACCCATTCATCAAAATAGAAGTACATGGAGTGAAAGAAGACACTCAGCAGTGCAAGACGAGCGTCAAAGAGAACAATG GCTTTAACCCACGCTGGGATGAACACGTTTCCTTTGTCATCGGTCAGCCTGATCACGCCATCATCCGATTCGTTGTTTATGATCACGACAGATGTGTTGACGACTTCATTGGATATTTTGCTCTCCCATTCCATTCAATCCAAGAGG GTTACCGCCATTTTTCTCTCCTGAACAAACACGGAGATAAGATCCCAATGGCTCTCATACTGCTTAAAGTGGAGATCAAGGAGGCTTGA
- the LOC105342681 gene encoding 1-phosphatidylinositol 4,5-bisphosphate phosphodiesterase delta-1 isoform X4 yields the protein MGNVNRHSGQSSHPTPESQSSGKRHKKTHLTKSVDKLLYLLSQGCMLHKVKGGGLLYPRTFYLDTENMVLKYSGSEKRLRKKRISWPISKIREVREGEKDYSKRLDPYDRGRCLAVVFGTNHEVLYLMSETPQMRDDWIKGLRFALHMDQYMDQKQQTDRWIREAFQMADKNNDRSLDFEEILKLLKQLNADMDKKYVLELFNKADTTKTHGKPVLDAEEFVRFYHMLTERPEIDEIFMKYDDGKGYWTFSDLCKFFYHEQKLDLTEDQSKELIAAFEPQKQLQLEEHLSPIGFRTLLASNDQQLFNPIHKRVYQDMTQPIINYYISSSHNTYLTDDQLRGPSRVEAYITALSRGCRCVELDCWDGPDEEPVIYHGYTLTSKIFFRDVLSAIKDYAFQSSPQNPNSRYPVILSIENHCSVKQQTVMATYIRSIFGDLLYAPEETPNRIPSPHDLMGKIVIKGKKLPNNLSNTDEGEVSDEDEAADVSNESVKPPKKDSGHKIKLSQEFSACVGFKAVGFKGVEESINSKGIFVSLGENKALKLIDNDRDGVIKLNQHMLVRTYPAGSRTDSSNYNPVPMWNAGCQVVALNFQTNSEPMQLLQGKFMDNGGCGYLLKPGFLLSDDRSASPRTSRKRLSITIVSGYQLPKPNDSKKGEIIDPFIKIEVHGVKEDTQQCKTSVKENNGFNPRWDEHVSFVIGQPDHAIIRFVVYDHDRCVDDFIGYFALPFHSIQEGYRHFSLLNKHGDKIPMALILLKVEIKEA from the exons ATGGGGAATGTAAACCGACACTCGGGACAGTCATCTCACCCTACCCCAGAGTCCCAATCCTCAGGGAAAAGACACAAGAAAACACATCTTACTAAATCAG ttGATAAGTTGCTGTACTTGTTGAGTCAAGGATGTATGCTACACAAGGTAAAAGGTGGGGGCTTGCTGTACCCGCGGACATTCTATCTCGACACAGAGAATATGGTGCTGAAATATTCGGGGTCTGAAAAACGTTtgaggaaaaaaagaatatcat GGCCTATATCAAAGATCCGAGAAGTGAGAGAGGGAGAAAAAGACTATTCCAAACGCCTGGACCCATACGAT aGGGGGCGTTGCCTTGCTGTTGTGTTTGGGACAAACCACGAGGTCCTGTATTTGATGAGTGAAACCCCTCAGATGAGGGATGACTGGATTAAGGGACTCCGATTCGCTCTCCACATGGATCAGTACATGGATCAGAAACAGCAGACCGATAG ATGGATCAGAGAAGCTTTTCAAATGGCTGACAAAAACAATGACAGGAGTCTGGACTTTGAAGAAATTCTCAAATTATTGAAACAGCTAAACGCAGATATggacaaaaaatatgttttggaaCTCTTCAAT AAAGCAGACACAACTAAAACTCACGGTAAGCCAGTATTAGATGCTGAGGAGTTTGTCCGATTCTATCACATGTTGACAGAGAGACCGGAAATAGAtgaaatattcatgaaatacgATGATGGCAAGGGATATTGGACGTTTTCTGATCTGTGTAAATTCTTCTATCATGAACAAAAG CTTGATTtgacagaggaccagtctaaAGAACTAATAGCAGCCTTTGAACCCCAGAAACAGCTGCAGTTAGAGGAGCACCTCAGCCCCATAG ggTTCAGAACACTTCTTGCCAGCAATGACCAACAACTTTTTAACCCCATTCACAAACGAGTGTATCAAGACATGACTCAACCTATCATCAACTACTACATCAGCTCATCTCATAACAC ATACTTAACAGACGACCAGTTACGAGGACCAAGTCGAGTGGAGGCATACATCACAGCTCTGTCCCGAGGCTGCCGATGTGTTGAAT TGGATTGTTGGGATGGACCCGACGAAGAGCCAGTTATTTACCACGGTTACACCCTCACCTCAAAGATCTTCTTCCGCGACGTTCTATCCGCCATCAAGGATTATGCCTTCCAGTCTTCACC ACAAAATCCAAACAGCAG GTATCCTGTGATATTGTCCATAGAAAATCACTGCTCAGTCAAACAACAGACTGTCATGGCAACATACATCAGGTCTATTTTTGGAG ACTTGTTATATGCCCCAGAAGAAACTCCAAATAGAATTCCCTCCCCTCATGACCTCATGGGAAAAATTGTTATCAAA ggaAAAAAACTTCCTAACAATCTCAGCAATACAGATGAAGGTGAAGTCAGTGATGAGGATGAGGCAGCAGACGTTAGCAACGAGTCTGTCAAACCTCCCAAAAAGGACTCGGGTCACAAAATCAAACTCAGCCAGGAGTTCTCAGCTTGTGTTGGCTTTAAGGCCGTTGGATTCAAAGGAGTAGAAGAATCCATAAATTCTA AGGGAATATTTGTGTCCCTTGGAGAAAACAAGGCCCTGAAGTTGATAGATAATGACAGAGATGGGGTCATCAAGTTGAACCAGCACATGTTAGTGCGGACGTACCCAGCCGGCAGTAGGACAGACTCCAGTAACTACAATCCTGTGCCCATGTGGAATGCAGGGTGTCAAGTGG TGGCCCTGAATTTCCAGACCAACTCTGAACCAATGCAGCTGTTGCAAGGCAAGTTCATGGACAATGGAGGATGTGGCTATCTGCTGAAGCCAGGATTTTTGTTGTCAG ATGACAGATCAGCATCTCCACGGACATCCAGAAAGAGGCTGAGCATTACA ATTGTCAGCGGTTACCAGCTTCCTAAGCCCAATGATTCTAAGAAGGGGGAGATAATTGACCCATTCATCAAAATAGAAGTACATGGAGTGAAAGAAGACACTCAGCAGTGCAAGACGAGCGTCAAAGAGAACAATG GCTTTAACCCACGCTGGGATGAACACGTTTCCTTTGTCATCGGTCAGCCTGATCACGCCATCATCCGATTCGTTGTTTATGATCACGACAGATGTGTTGACGACTTCATTGGATATTTTGCTCTCCCATTCCATTCAATCCAAGAGG GTTACCGCCATTTTTCTCTCCTGAACAAACACGGAGATAAGATCCCAATGGCTCTCATACTGCTTAAAGTGGAGATCAAGGAGGCTTGA